The window AGTTTCTTATCTTTCCAATAGATGTCATTGGGCCATTTCAGGCAGATATCCTCTTTTACATAGTCTGCTAAAGCTTCTTTCAGCGCCAAAGCACCAGCTTCAGAGAGTAGGAACTGACTACGAACAGGCAGCATCGTCGGGTGTACAAGTACCGAGAACAACAGGTTCTTACCAGCTTCACTCTCCCAAGTGTTCATCCCCTGCCCTTTTCCTGCAGTCTGATAATCGGCAACAACGACTGTCATTGGCTCATCTTCAGCAGGTGAGTAAGTGCGAAGGTAGGCATTTGTACTATCGACAGCATCCAATCTTACGACTTTCACCTCTCTTTCTTTCTCTACTACTGTTGGCTTGAAAAAGCCTAATACGGCATCTATTATCTTCATTTACAATCTATTCTTTATATGAATGGAAGAAAGGCATCCTTCACATGGCGCACTTCATTGGTTCCTGTTGGCTGCCCCACGACAGTGATGATATCAAAGCGGATATCCAAATTGATATTATATCGCTTGACGTATGCATTGGCAGCTATCGACAGCGAACGCACTTTCTGCACGGTGACAGCCTCATCGGCATCAGCAAACTGCTCATTCTTTCGGGTCTTTACCTCAACGATAACCAGCGTACCATTATCTATAGCAACAATATCTAAGTCTCGATGATGATAATCCCAATCACGATGAAGAATGACATAACCCAACTGTTGGAGATAGCTTACCGCCACATCCTCTCCCCATTTACCTAATTCGTTATGGTATGCCATGCGTCTTTCTTTCCTCAACTTGCAGAAGTTTTAGAAGTTCAGACTATTAGAAGGAGATAAGATAATTCTTTATACGTATCAAATCGATTTACGGATGAAACAAAGGTATAGCCTACTTCTTCTAAAATCCTTAAACTTTATCACTCCCGTCAAGAATTGTGTACATTAATATTCACGCACAAAGTTAGAATAATCTTTCGTAAAATCAAAATAAAACCCGTATTTTTGCAGTATGAGTACAGAAGAACAAAGCAAGAAAGACCTATACTATATGCAGCGTGCATTGGCTGAAGCCGAAGCGGCTTATAAAGAAGGTGAGATCCCTATTGGTGCTGTTGTGGTGTGTCGCGACCGTATCATCGCTCGTGCCCATAACCTGACAGAGACGCTCAATGATGTTACTGCACATGCAGAAATGCAAGTAATAACCATGGCAGCCAATGAGTTGGGAGGTAAATATCTGCAAGATTGCACGCTATATGTGACGGTTGAACCTTGCATCATGTGTGCTGGCGCCATCGGCTGGGCACAACTCCGACGCATTGTCTACGGTTGTCCCGATGAAAAACGGGGCTACCACGAGTATGCACCCAAGGCTTTACACCCTAAAGCTAACGTCACCTATGGCGTTATGGAAGAAGAATGTCGCGCCTTGATGCAGCGGTTTTTCCAAGAAAGAAGGTAGGTTTTGAGGAGTTAAGGAGTGAAAGGGAGTGAAAGGAGTTAAGACATCACCTCTGTTCCTGATACTAATAAAGATATAGAAAGGAAAGAGAAAGGATTTTACCTGTACTCTCTACGAATATTAGAGGTAAGAGATAAACTGCTGATAAATGCCCTTTTAACTTCTTATAGCTACATTCCAACGAATTATTTTCATGAAAAGAAATATTTTCTTTCATGAAGAAAAAGAATTATTTACACGACAATAAATATTTATTTTCATGTAAATAATTCGCTCAAAAGTTATTGTAAGCATAAAAAAGAACCATTATCAAGAATACAATTAATACCATAAAACAAATAAATTTATGCCTTTGATGTCACCTTCTACAAACTAATAACGTTATACAAGTGAATCGGTTCAGAAAGAAAACC is drawn from Prevotella melaninogenica and contains these coding sequences:
- a CDS encoding YraN family protein → MAYHNELGKWGEDVAVSYLQQLGYVILHRDWDYHHRDLDIVAIDNGTLVIVEVKTRKNEQFADADEAVTVQKVRSLSIAANAYVKRYNINLDIRFDIITVVGQPTGTNEVRHVKDAFLPFI
- a CDS encoding nucleoside deaminase gives rise to the protein MSTEEQSKKDLYYMQRALAEAEAAYKEGEIPIGAVVVCRDRIIARAHNLTETLNDVTAHAEMQVITMAANELGGKYLQDCTLYVTVEPCIMCAGAIGWAQLRRIVYGCPDEKRGYHEYAPKALHPKANVTYGVMEEECRALMQRFFQERR